Proteins from a genomic interval of Medicago truncatula cultivar Jemalong A17 chromosome 3, MtrunA17r5.0-ANR, whole genome shotgun sequence:
- the LOC120579333 gene encoding uncharacterized protein → MTSNNNSINCPPSFNGEGYGYWKERMKIFIEGIDFDIWDAIENGPFIPTHLVNNVVVNKPRSLWTKDEEKKVQYNLKAKNIITVSLSIDEFYRVSNCTTAKEMWDTLKLTQEGTTEVKRARMNTLTHEYELFRMKSGESIQDMQKRFIHIINHLRALGKTFNNEDLINKVLRCLSRSWLPKVTAICESKDLSFMSLATLFGKLQEHELELNRLVESEEGEKKNKALVLKANIKESKSEYSNLDENEEGMRKMFRKFKKFMRHKCKEKEISNSHSKRKAYIAWNDKNSNSSNESENEVAYSCFMANYEEDEVNSIESEYDLTYDELFTICKELNDESTKLRKIVSSSKKTISTLESKIDILNKEIEILKEKTVFVSEVSSCTSCENKKANIFKCDDCNILKIKIEDLQNTLAKFTKGRENLNIILGNQKGTYNKAGLGYRRKNHEKLFQKFFRPNKTSSSPFVKCFYCGREGHTSSICNLRKNNDMNDKWKWTPKGTLPNSNSQGPKMIWVPKAKT, encoded by the coding sequence ATGACTTCAAACAACAATTCCATAAATTGTCCCCCATCTTTCAATGGTGAAGGGTATGGTTATTGGAAAGagagaatgaaaattttcattgagggaattgattttgatatttggGATGCTATTGAAAATGGTCCATTTATTCCCACTCATTTAGTCAATAATGTTGTGGTGAATAAACCAAGATCCCTTTGGACCAAAGATGAAGAGAAAAAGGTTCAATATAATTTGAAAGCTAAGAACATTATCACCGTTTCACTAAGCATTGATGAATTCTATCGTGTATCAAATTGTACAACCGCCAAAGAAATGTGGGACACCCTTAAATTGACCCAGGAAGGTACTACCGAGGTCAAAAGGGCTCGAATGAACACATTGACTCATGAGTATGAATTATTTAGGATGAAATCGGGAGAAAGCATCCAAGATATGCAAAAACGATTTATCCATATAATTAATCATCTCAGAGCTCTTGGAAAAACTTTCAATAACGAAgatttaattaataaagttCTTAGATGCTTGAGTAGAAGTTGGCTTCCAAAAGTGACCGCGATTTGTGAATCAAAAGATTTATCTTTTATGTCTTTGGCAACTTTGTTTGGAAAATTGCAAGAACATGAGCTTGAATTGAATCGACTGGTTGAAAGCGAAGAaggtgaaaagaaaaataaagctCTTGTCTTGAAAGCAAATATCAAAGAAAGTAAATCAGAATATAGTAACCTTGATGAAAATGAGGAAGGTATGAGAAAAATGTTTCGCAAGTTCAAAAAATTTATGAGGCATaaatgcaaagaaaaagaaatatcaaATTCTCATTCAAAAAGAAAGGCTTATATCGCTTGGAATGACAAAAACTCAAACTCATCCAATGAATCAGAAAATGAAGTAGCATATTCATGTTTCATGGCAAACTATGAGGAAGATGAGGTAAACTCTATTGAATCTGAATATGACTTAACTTATGATGAGTTGTTTACTATTTGTAAAGAATTAAATGATGAGTCAACTAAGCTTAGAAAAATTGTTTCTTCCTCTAAGAAAACTATTTCCACTCTTGAatcaaaaattgatattttaaacaagGAAATAGAAATTCTTAAAGAGAAAACAGTTTTTGTAAGTGAAGTTTCTTCTTGTACCTCTTGTGAAAATAAAAAGGCAAATATTTTCAAGTGTGATGATtgcaatattttgaaaattaaaattgaggATCTTCAAAACACACTTGCAAAATTCACAAAGGGGAGAGAAAACTTGAACATCATTTTGGGAAATCAAAAGGGAACTTATAATAAAGCCGGTTTGGGCTATCGTcgaaaaaatcatgaaaaactttttcaaaaattctttcGCCCAAACAAAACCTCAAGTTCTCCTTttgttaaatgtttttattgTGGAAGAGAAGGTCATACATCTTCTATTTGTAATTTAAGAAAGAACAATGATATGAATGATAAATGGAAGTGGACTCCAAAGGGCACTTTGCCTAATTCTAACTCTCAAGGACCCAAAATGATTTGGGTACCAAAAGCcaaaacttga